atttaataataataataatacattttacttgtatAGTGCTTCtctaaaaactcaaagacgcttgacagagtaaGACACAGAACATGAACTACTAACAAAGAGTTCAAAGGTTTTAAACTGTGAGGGAGTGACacctttacttttatttaataatctaAAGACCTGATTAAATACAACGTAATTCATTCAAAATGATTTCAAACTTAAGATTTCAAgatttattaaacatatttaacaacATATTTGACATCAATAAACCCGGACAAGCCAGCTGTGGAGGCCGCTCaggtacggaagccctgagcgGCCATGTTTCATTTCCTCTGTTCATCCCGTGATgacaatttaatattttgtagTTTCCTGGAGAAAAAGTGGAGTAAACAGAAAATATGCACTTGTTATCAGGGAGGACATAAATGTTTGAATCCTGGCCGTTCAGGTGAACTCGTGGATGACGACCTCCTTCAGGGAGCGGGAGGACACCCCCCCCCTCTCGGCGTCCCTGAGGACGCTCAGCTCCTCTTGCAGCTGAGCGACGGGACGTCCCAGCTGGTAGCCCAGGTCCACCAGCAGGTCCAGCAGCGAGGCGCGGTAGCCTTTCAGTCCGTAGCGCCGGGTAGCAGGCAGCGCTCTCTGCGCCGCGGCGAACGCCTCCTCTGGTTCCTCCAGGTCCCGGTAACAGACGGCGAGGGCGGAGAGGGTGGGCACGGTCAGGGTGGGCTTCTGCCACGGTAAcagcttctcctccacctctaaCACCGTCTGCAGCTGCTCCACGGCGAGCGCGAACTGGCCCGCCCGCAGCAGACTGTGCGCCCACCGCTGCTCCTGCTCCGTGAAGAATCTGGCGAAATGAGGAGACCGTCGGACGCAGCGCGTTGCGTAAAGTTGAGCCAGATAGTCCTGGAGTGCGAGGCGGCGCTCTGAGATGATTTCAGGGCTGAAGTTCCCGCTCAGGTGTTTCCGGGGCAGCAccacctcctccagctcctcgcCAAACTCCTCCAGCAGTGTGTGGTGGAAGCGGGAAAAGTCGCTGTAACGGCGCTCCACGGACACGCGGCGGGAATCGAAGCTGCCGGAGCGCATCACCACGAGCTCATACACCTGCGCACGTGTCAGAAATAAACGTTAAATATTCAGTTTGACAGGAAGCCTGGAAGTCAAAAACAATTAATCTgcaaagaataagaaaacaaatttgtaaatataaagacaaataaaataagtattaatgtgtaaatataaatatatataaataaaataataaataattaaattcatttatttggaaatataaagagaaataaatacaataaagaataCGTTTACGTGCTattgtattagtattaataccagtactaatacattctaatactgcaggtgctagtgtattagtattaataccaGTActgatacatactaatactgcaggtgctagtgtaatagtattagtactagtactaatacatactaatactgcaggagCTAGTGTCAtagtattagtaccagtactaacacatactaatactgcaggtgctagtgtattagtaatagtaccagtactaatacatactaaaactacaggtgctagtgtattagtaccagtactaatacatactaatactgcaggtactagtgtaatagtattagtactaatacatactaatactgcaggtacaAGTGTAAtggtattagtactaatacatactaatactgcaggtactaGTATaatagtaccagtactaatacatacttaTACTGCAAgtgctagtgtattagtattaataccagtactaatacatactaatactgcaggttctagtgtattagtattagtaccagtactaatacatactaatactgcaggtgctactgtattagtattagtaccagtacaAATACATACTAATACGGCAGGTGCTAGtataatagtattagtactaatacatactaatactgcaggtaatagtgtattagtattagtaccagtactaacacatactaatactgcaggtgctagtatattagtattagtaccagtactaacacatactaatactgcaggtgctagtgtattagtattagtaccagtactaacacatactaatactgcatgtgctagtgtattagcattagtaccagtactaatacatactaatactgcaggtactagtgtaatagtattagtactaatacatactaatactgcaggtacaAGTGTAATAGTATTAgaactaatacatactaatactgcaggttctagtgtattagcattagtatcagtactaatacatactaatactgcaggtgctagtgtaatagtattcatattagtactaatacattgtaatactgcaggtgctagtgtattagtattaataccaGTActgatacatactaatactgcaagtactagtgtattagtattagtaccagtactaatacatactagtactgcaggtgctagtgtattagtattagtaccagtactaatacatactaatactgcaggtgctagtgtattagcattagtaccagtactaatacatactaatactgcagttGCTagtttattagtattagtaccagtactaatacatactaatactgcaggtactaGTGTAATAGTATTTGTACTAacactaatacatactaatactacagGTACGagtgtaatagtattagtactaatacatactaatactgcaggtgctagtgtaatagtattagtaccagtactaatacatactaatactgcaggtactagtgtaatagtattagtactaatacatactaatactgcaggtacaagtgtaatagtattagtactaatacatactaatactgcaggttctagtgtattagcattagtaccagtactaatacatactaatactgcaggtgctagtgtaatagtattcgtactaatacatactaatactgcaggtgctagtgtattagcattagtaccagtactaatacatactaatactgcaggtgctagtgtaatagtattcatactaatacatactaatactgcaggttctagtgtattagcattagtaccagtactaatacattgtaatactgcaggtgctagtgtattagtattagtactaatacatactaatactgcaggtgctagtgtattagcattagtaccagtactaatacatactaatactgcaggtgctagtgtaatagtattagtactaatacatactaatactacaggtgctagtgtattagcattagtaccagtactaatacatactaatactacaggtgctagtgtattagcattagtaccagtactaatacatactaatactgcaggtactagtgtaatagtattagtactaatacatactaatactgcaggtgctagtgtaatagtattagtactaatacatactaatactgcaggtgctagtgtattagtattagtaccagtactgATACATACTAATACAGCAGGTTCTAGTGTATTAgcattagtaccagtactaatacatactaatactgcaggtactagtgtaatagtattagtactaatacatactaatactgcaggtaatagtgtattagtaccagtactaatacatactaatactgcaggttcGAGTGTAGTAgcattagtaccagtactaatacatactaataatgCAGGTACTAGTGTAATAGTATtcgtattagtactaatacattgtaatactgcaggtgcttgtgtattaatattagtaccagtactaatacatactaatactacaggtactagtgtaatagtattagtactaatacatactaatactgcaggtgctagtgtaatagtattagtactaatacatactaatactacaggtgctagtgtattagcattagtaccagtactaatacatactaatactgcaggtgcgaGTGTAATAGTAtgagtactaatacatactaatactgcaggtgctagtgtattagtTTTAATACCAGTActgatacatactaatactgcaggtactaGTGTATTAGTATTGATACCAGTActgatacatactaatactgcaggtgctagtgtattagtattagtaccagtactaacacatactaatactgcaggtgctcgtgtattagtattaataccaGTACTGATACATACTAATattgcaggtgctagtgtattagtattagtaccagtactaatacatactaatactgcaggtgctagtgtattagtattaataccaGTActgatacatactaatactgcaggtactagtgtattagtattagtactaatacatactagtactgcaggtgctagtgtattagtattcgtaccagtactaatacatactaatactgcaggtgctagtgtaatagtattagtactagtactaatacatactaatactgcaggagCTAGTGTCATAGTATTAATACCAGTActgatacatactaatactgcaagtactagtgtattagtattagtaccagtactaatacatactaatactgcaggtgctagtgtaatagtattagtactagtactaatacatactaatactgcaggagCTAGTGTCAtagtattagtaccagtactaatacatactaaaactgcaggtgctagtgtattagtattagtaccagtactgatacatactaatactgcaggtgctagtgtattagtattagtactagtactaacacatactaatactgcaggtgctagtgtattagtattagtaccagtactaatacatacttatactgcaggtgctattgtatttgtattaataccagtactaatacatactaatactgcaggtgctagtgtaatagttttagtactaatacatactaatatcGCATgtgctagtgtattagtattagtactaacacatactaatactgcaggttctagtgtattagtattaataccaGTActgatacatactaatactgcaagtactagtgtattagtattagtaccagtactaatacatactaatactgcaggtgctagtgtattagtattaataccagtactaatacatactaatactgtaggtgctagtgtattagtattaataccaGTActgatacatactaatactgcaagtactagtgtattagtattagtaccagtactaatacatactagtactgcaggtgctagtgtattagtattagtaccagtactaatacatactaatactgcaggtgctagtgtaatattattagtaccagtactaatacatactaatacagcaggtgctagtgtaatagtatttgtaccagtactaatacatactaatactgcaggtgctagtgtaatagtattagtactagtactaatacatactaatactgcaggagCTAGTGtcatagtattagtactaatacatactaatactgcaggtactaGTTTAATAGTATTCGTACTAATACacactaatactgcaggtgctagtgtattagtgttagtaccagtactaatacatactagtactgcaggtgctagtttAATAGTATTCGTACTAATACACACTAAGACTGCAGGTACTggtgtattagtattaataccaGTAATaacacatactaatactgcaggtactagtgtattagtattaataccaGTAATAATACATACtagtactgcaggtgctagtgtatcagtattagtaccagtactaatacatactaatactgcaggtactCGTGTATTAGTATTCGTACTAGCATTAGTATTCTCACCACGTGTTTACTCAGAAACACTTGAACTGTTCGAGTCGACGAGATTTCAAAGAGCAGCCGGACGGGAcgttctgtcttcttctctgaacgcaacttctgctgcagctgctgagtgGTGAGACAgggagctacacacacacacacacgcacacacacacgcacacacacacacgcacacacacacgcacacacacacacacacacacagacacacgcacgcacacacacacacagagacacacacacatacacacacatgcacgcacaacacacacacacacagacacacacacacagagacacacacacacacagacacacacacacacagacacacacacatacacacacacgcacgcacacacacacacacacagagacacaccacacatacacacacacacacgcacgcacgcacgcacacacacacagacagagacacacacacacagagacacacacacagacaccacccacaccagagacacacacacacacagacacacacagagacacacatttatttatttattcattattattattagtattattaaaataatctgcagaataaTTCATGTGAATTTTAACATGAAACTTCGTTTGCAAAGTGAAGCAGACGATGTGTTCAGGGACAGTAGTTAATACTAACCTGCACACATCAGGTCCATGTCAGAGCCTCCTGCTGTGTCTGCCATCACAGCTGAACATGCAACACATCAAAACACTTATTACACAATATAatacactataaataaatatgatatagaatataaataaatatgatatacattataaataaatatgatatagaatttaaatagatattatatacaatagaaataaatattataaacaatagaatagaaataaacataatataaaatctATATAAGATCTTCTACTAGactgtgagaatattgtttCACTGAGTTTGTTACTAAGTTAAAGTGTATTGCTTTTAATAGGTGTCTGCTAAAGTGTACTTTGTTTACAAGTCTTGACTGCTCAGTGAGTTTCATTGTAAGCCATCAGTCAGACTCATCCTGCGGCTGATCACAGTGGGTTTGTTTAACACAGCTGTAGCCACCTGGGTAATTAAGTCTAAATTAAGGAAACAGCATTTGTTGGAGCGGCAGCCTCATCGGACGAAGACTCggaggacaaagacaaaggagtcTTTAGCAGGAGTCTTCATGGGGAGGATAAGTGGGGGGGCACAGCCAACACTACTGGGCTAAGTATTTCGGTTTGCttgctcttccctctccttattTAAATGCGTATATTTTCCATTCCCGTTCATGTGTCTTCTTGTAGATATtactagtgatggcgagatgaagcttcatgaagcattgaagctttccatccaattggttcactcatggtgcttcattttgCTCCTACTGcaccatcaagtggacaatagaTGTaaaaaccggcagagtgattataatggcatggcttaggtgtgaagtagtgatgggcaaatgaagcttttgtgaagcactgaaaatgggttcattactcgaagcttcaggttacagtgacctctactggcgaagtgcaaggctgcagtggatttaaagtatctttgccttgaaaattctttgacgcacacatctaatgtttgaatatcatgttctatttaaaaatgaagattgatgattgtgtgtacatAATAtagagaagagagtgctgggggggaaaatgtgggctttttacgccttaaatgatagtacagtttaggggaatgacatgcagcaaatggccactgGTCGGGACTCGAACCCCGGGCCACTGGAGCAAGCCTTTGAaagtgggtcgcctgctctacgagctgcacCACCAGGGCTGGTCTTTagtatgtgggatgtacattattgtttcaacagatttagatttggtttctttacttgctcacagggaagatgatgctggcgtgcataacaattgtttcactagttggctggctccataatgatccaatacaaacgcaataccaacaactcaacagcaacaatgcatactacgacaacaacccacaatttgcagttatataaagtgttgattatgagggggatCAATTGCGGTTTGCTCCCACtcatatttcgaatcgcacgccaacCCCGCGAActtgttcctgaatcagtcacgtggtacagCAGGTtcttgaggcttcaaaacgtcatcacatacgtcatcaacacaagctgTGGAAACTGCCGGTCAAGCCACTCGCAAGACTGAGTTCATCTCTGGCTACGTCTCCCATCAATCCCTCGACTTCCTtgccctcactgagacttggatcacacctgATAACACTTCCACCCCTGCTGTGCTCTCTCCACAGCAACTCCTTCTTCTCCACTCGCCCAGAACCACTGGACGAGGAGGTGGCACTGGTCTGCTGATCTCTCCAAATGGagttttttctctttattctttGCCACCCTTCACCCACTCATCTTTCGAATTTCATGCAGTCACTGTAACAAAGCCGGTTACATTAAGCATTGTTGTTCTCTACCATCCTCCAGGTCCTTTGGgggagtttttggaggaattggacGTTCTCCTGTCCCTGAAAACGGCGTCCGCTCGTACTTCTcggtgacttcaacatccagtcagagaagtcaacagacttAATATCTATCCTgtcttcttttgctctctccctgtgtccgtcccctcctactcacaaagctggATTGTCCTGGAGTTGTTATGTCTGTCTCTAGTTGGtgtactgtctgtccctgtagtgcgTTCACGTATGTCCCGTAGTGAGTCACTGTCTGTCCCCTGTGTGAGTTCacgtccctgtagttagttcaatgtcTGCCCTGTAGGTAGTTCACTGTCCTGTCCCTGTAGTAGTTCACGGTCTGTCCCTgttgtagttagttcaatgtcTGTCTCGTAGTTCGTTACGTCTGTCTCTGCCTAGTgattcactgtctgtctcctgtagtTATTCACTGTCCTATGTAGTAGTCAATGTGTCCCCTGTAGTAGTTCATGTTGTCCCTGTATTAGTTCATGTCTGtcttgtagttagttcactgtctctgtgttAGTTATGTcatgtctctgtagtgagttcactgtctgtctctgagttggttcactgtctgtctccagttatgtttctgtctgtcccGGTAGTTAGTTCCacgtctgtccctgtagttagttcaatgtctgagttctgtagttagttcactgtctctgtagtgagttcactgtcgtCTCTGTAGTGAGGGGGTTCACTGTTGGCTCTGTAGttgtcactgtctgtctccagtTAGTTACTGTCTGTCCTGTGTTAGTTCAacgtctgtccctgtagttagttcacttcTGTTTCTGTAGTTAGTCACTGcttgtagtgagttcactgtctgctCTGTAGTTAGTCACATGGTGGTCCCTGTcgtagttcactgtctgtccctgtagttagttactGTCTGTCCCTTAGGGAGTTTTACTGTCTGTCCCcggtagttagttcactgtctgtccctgtagttagttcactgtctgtcactgtagttagttcacgtctgtccctgtagttagtactgtctgtctctgtagttagtgtAATgtcctgtctctgtagtgagtcaCTGTCTTGTCTCTGTAGTAGTTCACTGTATCTGTAGTTCTAGTCAATGTCtgtcctgtagttagttcactgtctgtcccgtagttagttcactgtctgtccttgtAGTTTTAGGTTCACTGTTCTCTGTAGGTAGTTCACTGTCTGGCTATGTAGTGAGTCACTGTCTGCTCGTtagttagttcaccgtctgtccctgtagttagttcactgtctgtctcagttGTTTACGTcttgtccctgtagttagttaccgtctgtccctgtagttagttcactgtctgctCTGGAGTTAGTTCacgtctctgtagtgagttcactgtctgctCTGTTAGTtagtcactgtctgtccctgtgttcGTTCACTGTCGCCtgaagttagttcactgtctgtcacttgtagttagttcactgtctctgtagtagttcactgtctgtctgtagttcgtcactgtctgtctctgtagttaggtCAACTGTCTGTTCCcggtagttagttcactgtctgtctctgtagttacttCAACTGTCTGTCCTGTAGTTAAGTTCACTGTcggtctctgtagtgagtttcactgtctgtcttgtagttagttcactgtctctgtagttagttcactgtctgtcctgtaGTTAGtcaccgtctgtccctgtagtattcactgtctgtctctgtagtagttcactgtctgtctccagttagttttactgtctgtccctgtcgTTAGTTCACCGTATGTACCTGTTAGTAGGTCACTGtcgtctctgtagttagttccactgtctctgtagtgagttcactgtcttcTCTGAGTTAGTTCCAcggtctgtccctgtagtttgTTCACTGTTCTGTCCCTGCAGTTGTCATGCTGTCCCTGTAGTAGTTCACTGTCTCTAtgatagtagttcaagttgtctctgtagtagttcactgtctgtctctgtagttagttcatgGTCTGTaactgtagttagttcactgttcTGATGTCGGTAGTTActtcactgtatgtcactgtaggtAGATTCCAATGTCTGTCTCGGTAGTGAGTTCACTTCTGTTCTgttagttagttcactgtatctgtagttagttcactgtatgtccctgagttagttcactgtcgtcccggtagttagttcactgtctgtcattgagTTCGTTCATtgctctgtagttagttcatctgtctgtctctgtaggagttcactgctgctctgtagtTAGTTAACCGTATGTCCTGTAGTTAGTTAATGTCTGTCCCTGGTAGTTAGTTCACGTCGCTCCCTGTATTAGTTCACTGTTGTTGTTagtttcactgtctgtgtctgtagttagttcactgtctgtgtatGTAGTTAGTTCACGGCTgttgtctgtagttagttcacgtatgtagttagttcactgtctgtgatGTAGTTAGTGCATGTCTGTGTCTGAGTTTAGTTCAcggtctctgtagttagttcactgtctgtccctgcagttagttcactgtctgtccctgtgttaGTCACGTCTCTGCTAGTTAGTTCATGTCTGTATCTGTTAGATAGTTCACTGTATGTCTCGGTAGTTAGTTACAcatgtctgtccctgtagtagTTAGTTCACGCTGTCTCTGTAGTACTCACTGTCGGTCACTGTAGTTAGttccactgtctgtctctgtagttagttttactgtctgtctcttagTGGTTCACGTCTGTTCTGTAGTTAGTATTCACTGTCTTGTAGTTAGTCACTGTAATGTCCCTgttagttagttcactgtctgtcattgtaGTTAGTTCATTGTCTTGTAGTTAGTTCCACTGTCTGTATCGTATGGTTCACGGTTGTTATGTAGTGAGTTCACCGTCTGTCCTGTAGTtagtcactgtctgtcccagttAGTTTACGCTGTCCCTgttgtagttagttcaccgtctgtccctgtaggtTGTTCATGTCTGTCTATTAGTTAGTTCacgtctctgtagtgagttcataTAGTCCCTGTAGTAGTTCACTGTCTGGTCCTTTGTAGTTGTTCACTGTCTCtgagttagttcactgtctgtatctgtagttagttcactgtctgtccttgtAGTTAGTTTCACTGTATCTGTAGTTagtcactgtctctgtagttagtcaCTGTCTGTCgcttgtagttagttcacttgtctctgtagtgagttcactgttgTCCTGTAGGAGttcactgtgtctctgtagttagttcactgtctgtatcTGTTGTAGTTAGTTTCACTGTCTATGTAGTGAGTTCATGTcatgtccctgtagtgagttcaatGTCTGGTCTATGTAGTTGTTCACTGTcggtccctgtagttagttcactgtctgtcccgtAGTTAGTTCCACGTCTCTGTAGTTAGCTTCAGGTCGGTCTCTGTAGTTAGTGCATGTAGTCCCTAGTAAGTTAGTTCATTttcctgtctctgtagttagtcctgtatgtccctgtagttagtcattgtctgtctctgtagtgaggtcacggtctgtctctgtagttagttcaccgtctgtcctgtagttagttcttactgtctgtccctgtagtgagtttactgtctgtccctgtagttatttcactgtctgtcctgagttagttcactgtctggcCGGTAGTTAGGTTTACTGTATGTCCCTGTAGTAGTTCAcccgtctgtccctgtagttagttcactgtctgtctctgttagttggtttactgtctgtccctgtagttagttaacCGTcttgtccctgtagttagttcactgtctgtcttctAGTTAGTtatctgtctgtccctgtagttttagttcaccgtctgtccctgtagttgttcactgtctgtccctggtagtgagttcactgtccctgtagttagttcactgtctgtccctgtagttagtgcACTGTACTGTCccttgtagttagttcaccgtttgtcctgtagttagtt
This genomic window from Cottoperca gobio unplaced genomic scaffold, fCotGob3.1 fCotGob3_337arrow_ctg1, whole genome shotgun sequence contains:
- the LOC115005652 gene encoding sorting nexin-20-like, with amino-acid sequence MADTAGGSDMDLMCAAPCLTTQQLQQKLRSEKKTERPVRLLFEISSTRTVQVFLSKHVVYELVVMRSGSFDSRRVSVERRYSDFSRFHHTLLEEFGEELEEVVLPRKHLSGNFSPEIISERRLALQDYLAQLYATRCVRRSPHFARFFTEQEQRWAHSLLRAGQFALAVEQLQTVLEVEEKLLPWQKPTLTVPTLSALAVCYRDLEEPEEAFAAAQRALPATRRYGLKGYRASLLDLLVDLGYQLGRPVAQLQEELSVLRDAERGGVSSRSLKEVVIHEFT